In Pseudochaenichthys georgianus unplaced genomic scaffold, fPseGeo1.2 scaffold_690_arrow_ctg1, whole genome shotgun sequence, a single genomic region encodes these proteins:
- the LOC139433594 gene encoding zinc finger protein 32-like, with translation MERPLLSAGLQPQLQVHRADVQKLVVKEEVPPEQQEWSSSLDQEDPEPPPHIKEEQEELWISPEGEQLQGLEEADIIEFIFTPDPVKSEDDEEKPQSSQLHQRQTEHMETEADGEDCGGPEPARSSDPERHLQPETEDNPGDSSEDTEDSADWRETGEPQSGSNSQENKQKPVSDSRSSAGEKRNRAKPFSCSVCKKSFTRISNLKYHMAVHTGEKLFSCSVCEKSFPVRGQLKSHMTVHTEDKPYSCSVCKKSFKQGKTFNRHMREHTGEKLYSCSVCKKYFILKGNVTIHMRVHTGEKPYGCSICEKSFTQSSSLNRHMTVHTGEKPYSCSVVRNHLQ, from the coding sequence acgtccagaagctggtggttaaagaagaggttCCCCCTGAGCAGCAGGAGTGGAGctccagtctggaccaggaggacccagagccccccccacacattaaagaggaacaggaggaactctGGATCAGTccggagggagagcagcttcaagGGCTGGAGGAGGCAGATATCATTGAGTTCATcttcactcctgaccctgtgaagagtgaagatgatgaagagaaacctcagtcctctcagcttcatcaaagacaaactgaacacatggaaacagaagctgatggagaggactgtggaggaccagaaccagccaggagctcagatccagagagacatttacaaccagagactgaggacaaccctggagactcttctgaagacactgaagacagtgctgattggagGGAGACCGGAGAACCTCAGTCAGGTTCAAACTCTCAGGAAAATAAACAAAAGCCTGTCAGCGATTCAAGGTCTAGTGCTGGAGAGAAGCGCAATAGAgcgaaaccattcagctgctcagtctgtaagaaatctTTTACAAGGATATCTAATTTAAAGTACCACATGGCAGTTCATACTGGAGAGAAACTATTCAGCTGTTCAGTCTGTGAGAAATCATTTCCAGTGAGAGGTCAGTTAAAGAGTCACATGACAGTTCATACAGAAGATAAACcatacagctgctcagtctgtaagaaatcaTTTAAACAGGGAAAAACTTTCAATAGACACATGAGAGAGCACACTGGAGAGAAACtatacagctgctcagtctgtaagaaatatTTTATACTGAAGGGAAATGTAACAATTCACATGAGAGTTcatacaggagagaaaccatatgGCTGCTCAATCTGTGAGAAATCATTTACACAGAGTAGTAGTTTAAATAGACACATGACAGTTcatacaggagagaaaccatacagCTGCTCAGTTGTAAGAAATCATTTACAGTGA